From the Euphorbia lathyris chromosome 6, ddEupLath1.1, whole genome shotgun sequence genome, one window contains:
- the LOC136233005 gene encoding dof zinc finger protein DOF2.1-like isoform X1 — translation MERTQDRRLKTMEINNNNQNNQLPPQKCPRCESVNTKFCYYNNYSLSQPRYFCKTCRRYWTHGGTLRNVPVGGGCRKGKRLKTSSSSASSGENSNSNSNSRSQTQTQQLSLGAGAGTALVGLGKSDSNSSFYPGVGGFLNSLAAIQPFPLNPHLDLGGSTSNLNLLHGFNATLAPPFGSPQRPFFQQQQQQNWQQSFLHNTISDTALWSISTSTTSANNTASFPLNPNPNPSEHHQWPEPEPELDHDHDHDHEQEHDLSGYGPPP, via the coding sequence atggagagaactcaAGATCGGAGGTTGAAGACGATGgagattaataataataatcagaaTAATCAGCTGCCGCCGCAGAAATGTCCTCGTTGTGAGTCTGTTAATACAAAGTTTTGTTATTATAATAACTATAGTCTCTCTCAGCCTCGTTACTTTTGTAAGACATGTAGAAGGTATTGGACTCATGGTGGGACTTTGAGAAATGTTCCTGTTGGAGGTGGCTGCCGGAAGGGGAAGCGGCTGAAAACCTCGTCTTCCTCCGCTTCCTCCGGTGAGAATTCTAATTCCAATTCCAATTCCAGGTCCCAAACCCAGACACAGCAGCTGAGTTTGGGTGCTGGAGCTGGAACTGCACTTGTTGGTTTGGGAAAATCAGATAGCAATTCAAGTTTTTATCCTGGTGTTGGTGGATTTCTGAATTCACTAGCTGCAATTCAACCTTTTCCTCTAAACCCTCATCTTGATTTAGGGGGATCAACTTCAAATCTCAATCTTTTACATGGTTTCAATGCTACTCTTGCACCCCCTTTTGGGTCACCACAAAGACCATTtttccagcagcagcagcagcaaaaTTGGCAGCAATCTTTTCTGCACAATACCATATCAGACACTGCCTTGTGGAGCATAAGCACAAGCACAACTTCAGCTAACAACACTGCATCTTTCCCTTTGAACCCAAATCCAAACCCAAGTGAGCATCATCAATGGCCTGAACCTGAACCTGAACTTGACCATGACCATGATCATGATCATGAACAAGAACATGATCTTTCAGGTTATGGTCCTCCTCCATAA
- the LOC136233005 gene encoding dof zinc finger protein DOF2.4-like isoform X2 codes for MERTQDRRLKTMEINNNNQNNQLPPQKCPRCESVNTKFCYYNNYSLSQPRYFCKTCRRYWTHGGTLRNVPVGGGCRKGKRLKTSSSSASSGGSTSNLNLLHGFNATLAPPFGSPQRPFFQQQQQQNWQQSFLHNTISDTALWSISTSTTSANNTASFPLNPNPNPSEHHQWPEPEPELDHDHDHDHEQEHDLSGYGPPP; via the exons atggagagaactcaAGATCGGAGGTTGAAGACGATGgagattaataataataatcagaaTAATCAGCTGCCGCCGCAGAAATGTCCTCGTTGTGAGTCTGTTAATACAAAGTTTTGTTATTATAATAACTATAGTCTCTCTCAGCCTCGTTACTTTTGTAAGACATGTAGAAGGTATTGGACTCATGGTGGGACTTTGAGAAATGTTCCTGTTGGAGGTGGCTGCCGGAAGGGGAAGCGGCTGAAAACCTCGTCTTCCTCCGCTTCCTCCG GGGGATCAACTTCAAATCTCAATCTTTTACATGGTTTCAATGCTACTCTTGCACCCCCTTTTGGGTCACCACAAAGACCATTtttccagcagcagcagcagcaaaaTTGGCAGCAATCTTTTCTGCACAATACCATATCAGACACTGCCTTGTGGAGCATAAGCACAAGCACAACTTCAGCTAACAACACTGCATCTTTCCCTTTGAACCCAAATCCAAACCCAAGTGAGCATCATCAATGGCCTGAACCTGAACCTGAACTTGACCATGACCATGATCATGATCATGAACAAGAACATGATCTTTCAGGTTATGGTCCTCCTCCATAA